One genomic segment of Hypomesus transpacificus isolate Combined female chromosome 5, fHypTra1, whole genome shotgun sequence includes these proteins:
- the ephb4a gene encoding ephrin type-B receptor 4a, producing MELTSRRCAFIWFILSACVLLSCGEEEVLMNTKTEMSDLRWTVYSHAGPEWEEVSGHDEENNSVRTYQICQMEGSASHWLRSRLIGRREASQVYVELRFTMIECSSRATHSRSCKETFNLYYYQADSDEATPTHPAWMENPYTKVHTVAADFLLRKGGEKKFNVKTLRLGPLTKRGFYLAFQAQGACMALLSVRVFFKKCPTLVSALSSFPETVPRTLVQEAQGVCVEHATQQGPRPRAPKLFCGEDGQWVGQPTTSCSCEAGYEAADGHTRCTACPLGQFKATPGGLCSACPGFSHAVVTGSSACSCRPGYLRAESDSPDTPCTRPPSAPRSVSTQINDTTVTLEWSEPLDSGGRTDLTYSLECSLCGAPRGPCSHCGDSVSYRPAQRGLLGRSVVVWGLLPHTTYTFSIQALNGVSQQSGKAPNSDSVNITTSHDVPMLVSTVRKAVSTESSLTLHWSVPAQPHYTILQYQLRYCEKERRGEEQSCRYRESDSNQVVLSDLRRATQYEVQVRARTMAGYGSFGPAASFRTLPDEDDDSSQLLVTGVLIAMGMLLLITVITVAVYCIRRHSRMKDPELSDKNSQYLLGQGVKVYIDPFTYEDPNEAVREFAKEIDVSFVKIEEVIGAGEFGEVCRGRLKVPGKKENYVAIKTLKGGYTDKQRRDFLSEASIMGQFQHPNIIHLEGIITASCPVMILTEFMENGALDSFLRLNDGQFTPIQLVGMLRGIASGMKYLSEMSYVHRDLAARNILVNSNLVCKVSDFGLSRFLQENSSDPTYTSSLGGKIPIRWTAPEAIAFRKFTSASDAWSYGIVMWEVMSFGERPYWDMSNQDVINAIEQDYRLPPPTDCPTHLHQLMLDCWQKERSARPRFAAIVSALDKLIRNPASLKIMAQEGAGPSHPLLDQRAPPAPSSCSSVGEWLRAIKMERYEESFLQAGFTSVDLLAQITTEDLLRLGVTLAGHQRKIISSVQTLTMSSKNHPGVLRF from the exons AAGTTCTGATGAACACCAAGACGGAGATGTCCGACCTCCGATGGACCGTCTACTCCCATGCCGGGCCTGAG TGGGAGGAGGTGAGCGGCCACGACGAGGAGAACAACAGCGTGCGCACCTATCAGATCTGCCAGATGGAGGGCTCGGCCAGCCACTGGCTACGCAGCCGTCTGATTGGGCGGCGGGAGGCGTCGCAGGTGTACGTGGAGCTGCGCTTCACCATGATCGAGTGCTCGTCCAGGGCCACGCACAGCCGCAGCTGCAAGGAGACCTTCAACCTGTACTACTACCAGGCCGACTCTGACGAGGCCACGCCCACACACCCGGCCTGGATGGAGAACCCCTacaccaaggtacacac GGTGGCGGCGGATTTCCTGCTGAGGAAGGGCGGAGAGAAAAAGTTCAACGTGAAGACTCTGCGCCTGGGTCCTCTGACCAAGAGAGGCTTCTACCTGGCCTTCCAGGCCCAGGGCGCCTGCATGGCCCTGCTCTCGGTGCGGGTCTTCTTCAAGAAGTGTCCCACCCTGGTCAGCGCCCTGTCCTCCTTCCCCGAGACCGTGCCGCGCACCCTGGTCCAGGAGGCGCAGGGCGTGTGCGTGGAGCACGCCACCCAGCAGGGGCCGCGCCCGCGGGCCCCCAAGCTGTTCTGCGGCGAGGACGGCCAGTGGGTGGGCCAGCCCACCACGTCCTGCAGCTGCGAGGCCGGATACGAGGCGGCCGACGGCCACACCCGCTGCAcag cCTGCCCCCTGGGGCAGTTCAAGGCCACTCCAGGTGGCTTGTGCTCGGCCTGTCCAGGGTTCAGCCACGCCGTGGTGACCGGCTCCTCCGCGTGCTCCTGTCGCCCTGGATACCTCCGAGCTGAGTCGGACAGCCCAGACACTCCGTGCAcca ggccCCCGTCGGCCCCGCGCAGCGTCAGCACCCAGATCAACGACACCACCGTCACCCTGGAGTGGAGCGAGCCGCTGGACAGCGGCGGCCGCACCGACCTCACCTACTCCCTGGAGTGTTCCCTGTGCGGGGCCCCCAGGGGCCCCTGCTCGCACTGCGGGGACAGCGTGAGCTACCGGCCGGCCCAGCGAGGCCTGCTGGGCCGCTCGGTGGTGGTCTGGGGCCTCCTGCCGCACACCACCTACACCTTCTCTATCCAGGCCCTCAACGGGGTCTCCCAGCAGAGCGGCAAGGCCCCGAACAGCGACAGCGTCAACATCACCACCAGCCATGACG tgcccATGCTGGTGTCTACGGTCAGGAAGGCGGTGTCTACTGAGAGCAGTCTGACTCTGCACTGGTCTGTGCCAGCTCAGCCCCACTACACCATCCTGCAGTATCAGCTTCGCTACTGTGAGAAG GAGCGGCGTGGCGAGGAGCAGTCGTGTCGCTACAGGGAAAGCGACAGTAACCAGGTGGTGTTGAGCGACCTGCGGCGGGCCACCCAGTACGAGGTGCAGGTCCGCGCTCGCACCATGGCCGGCTACGGCAGCTTCGGCCCAGCAGCCTCCTTCCGCACCCTGCCCGACG aggACGATgactcctcccagctcctggtCACAGGGGTCCTGATCGCCATGGGGATGTTGCTGCTCATCACTGTCATCACTGtggctgtgtactgtatacg GAGACACAGCAGAATGAAGGACCCAGAGCTAAGTGACAAAAACAGCCAGTACCTCCTCGGCCAAG GGGTCAAAGTGTACATCGACCCCTTCACCTACGAGGACCCTAACGAGGCCGTGCGGGAGTTTGCCAAAGAAATCGATGTCTCCTTTGTCAAGATTGAGGAGGTCATTGGAGCAG gtgagtTTGGAGAGGTTTGCCGGGGCAGGCTGAAGGTCCCAGGGAAGAAGGAGAACTATGTGGCCATCAAGACTCTGAAAGGAGGCTACACGGACAAGCAGAGGcgggacttcctgtctgaggcgTCAATCATGGGCCAGTTCCAGCATCCCAACATCATCCACCTGGAGGGCATCATCACAGCCAGCTGTCCAGTCATGATCCTCACAGAGTTCATGGAGAATGGAGCGCTGGACTCCTTCCTAAGG CTGAACGACGGTCAGTTCACGCCCATCCAGCTGGTGGGCATGCTGCGGGGCATCGCATCGGGCATGAAGTACCTGTCGGAGATGAGCTACGTCCACCGCGACCTGGCCGCACGCAACATCCTGGTCAACAGCAACCTGGTGTGCAAGGTGTCCGACTTCGGCCTGTCCCGCTTCCTCCAGGAGAACTCCTCTGACCCCACCTACACCAGCTCTCTG GGCGGTAAGATCCCCATCCGCTGGACAGCGCCCGAGGCCATCGCCTTCAGGAAGTTCACCTCGGCCTCCGACGCCTGGAGCTACGGCATTGTCATGTGGGAGGTCATGTCCTTCGGAGAGAGGCCCTACTGGGACATGAGTAACcaggat GTGATCAACGCCATAGAGCAGGACTACCGCCTGCCCCCGCCCACAGACtgccccacccacctccaccagctgaTGCTGGACTGCTGGCAGAAGGAGCGCTCGGCCCGCCCCCGCTTCGCCGCCATCGTCAGCGCCCTGGACAAGCTGATCCGTAACCCCGCCTCTCTGAAGATCATGGCccaggagggagcagg GCCGTCCCACCCCCTGCTGGACCAGCGCGCCCCCCCTgcgccctcttcctgttcctcgGTGGGGGAGTGGCTGAGGGCTATCAAGATGGAACGCTACGAGGAGAGCTTCCTGCAGGCCGGGTTCACCTCTGTTGACCTCCTGGCCCAGATCACCACTGA GGACCTGCTGCGTCTGGGCGTGACCCTGGCGGGCCATCAGAGGAAGATCATCTCCAGCGTCCAGACCCTGACCATGAGCAGCAAGAACCACCCCGGGGTCCTCCGCttctga
- the LOC124468170 gene encoding uncharacterized protein LOC124468170 has product MCCVFSEDEESFEHTPYSTYQIQRLSSKPEAQVGTAIAERPPASQPGKRQRLLHSGKLPSPAELMGRRKRGRTAGALPGRQVTQPKVSAVMQHIGDLRRRQGSIDRLKRERWWGKAGLPSHAEGPEDSDSPRAEAPQGPTMSCREDQTEDGATVSVIPEHTTFKPESLFGGFEEASHLAPGGNPMMSFVLATADRQAKGAWQSPRLSHKEFWGIEHHAEEE; this is encoded by the exons ATGTGCTGTGTGTTTAGTGAAGATGAGGAGTCCTTTGAACACACACCCTACAGCACTTATCAGATACAGAGGTTATCCAGTAAACCTGAAGCCCAG GTCGGTACGGCCATTGCAGAAAGGCCTCCAGCTTCACAGCCTGGTAAAAGACAAAGACTGCTGCATTCTGGGAAGTTACCCTCCCCGGCCGAGCTGATGGGccggaggaagagaggcaggacagCCGGGGCGTTGCCAGGGAGACAGGTCACGCAGCCCAAAGTGTCAGCCGTGATGCAGCACATCGGTGATCTGCGTAGGAGACAGGGCTCCATCGACCG gttgaagagagagaggtggtggggTAAGGCAGGACTGCCGAGCCATGCAGAGGGGCCAGAGGACAGTGACAGTCCCAGAGCAGAGGCCCCTCAGGGGCCAACCATGAGCTGCCGTGAAGACCAGACAGAGGACGGAGCAACTGTCTCAGTCATTCCAGAACATACTACTTTTAAACCGGAG AGTCTGTTTGGGGGATTTGAGGAGGCATCACACCTGGCCCCTGGGGGAAATCCAATGATGTCGTTCGTCCTGGCAACCGCTGACAGACAAGCCAAGGGAGCGTGGCAAAGCCCTCGACTGTCTCATAAAGAATTCTGGGGCATTGAGCACCACGCAGAAGAAGAATAG
- the tnfsf13 gene encoding tumor necrosis factor ligand superfamily member 13 isoform X2, giving the protein MMVNSKPINHFHGSCLLSVASFASACICLCLMTLQSTTLRHLQIELGELRQWTGLECKETDDSISRCEMSNSHRGYQWDRIVGGREKRDVARSGKRRQRCADEDDYTLIKWAVGKSLGNGLQVGLSGETVTIVTEGTYFIYSQVLYKDTTWTMGHVIKKRIHGTVTSLMKCIQSMPNNITVAQNTCYTAGVHYLEPGSTLEVSVPRKSAGLVLKAHATFLGMFSI; this is encoded by the exons ATGATGGTAAACAGTAAGCCCATCAATCATTTCCATGGCTCATGCCTGTTAAGTGTCGCCTCTTTTGCTTCGGCCTGCATCTGCCTTTGCCTGATGACCCTTCAGTCCACCACGCTCAGACATCTTCAGATCGAACTGGGGGAACTGCGTCAATGGACCGGCCTCGAATGCAAAGAGACAGATGATTCCATCTCGCGCTGCGAG ATGTCTAACTCTCACAGAGGTTATCAGTGGGACCGAATAGTCGGCGGCAGAGAAAAAAGGGACGTTGCCAGGTCTGGTAAACGACGACAACGCTGTGCGG ACGAAGATGATTATACACTGATCAAATGGGCTGTTGGGAAAAGTCTGGGGAATGGATTGCAAGTAGGCCTATCTGGAGAAACGGTCACTATAGTAACAGAGGGGACATACTTTATCTACAGTCAG GTGCTGTATAAGGATACCACATGGACCATGGGACATGTGATTAAAAAGCGAATACATGGAACAGTGACCAGCTTGATGAAGTGCATACAAAGCATGCCTAACAACATCACAGTGGCTCAAAACACCTGCTACACTGCTG GTGTCCATTACCTAGAGCCAGGATCAACATTGGAGGTCTCTGTTCCCCGTAAATCTGCTGGTCTAGTACTCAAGGCTCATGCTACCTTTCTCGGCATGTTCAGTATATGA
- the tnfsf13 gene encoding tumor necrosis factor ligand superfamily member 13 isoform X1 — MMVNSKPINHFHGSCLLSVASFASACICLCLMTLQSTTLRHLQIELGELRQWTGLECKETDDSISRCEMSNSHRGYQWDRIVGGREKRDVARSGKRRQRCAAGRVAVLHLQPLSLHSYDEDDYTLIKWAVGKSLGNGLQVGLSGETVTIVTEGTYFIYSQVLYKDTTWTMGHVIKKRIHGTVTSLMKCIQSMPNNITVAQNTCYTAGVHYLEPGSTLEVSVPRKSAGLVLKAHATFLGMFSI; from the exons ATGATGGTAAACAGTAAGCCCATCAATCATTTCCATGGCTCATGCCTGTTAAGTGTCGCCTCTTTTGCTTCGGCCTGCATCTGCCTTTGCCTGATGACCCTTCAGTCCACCACGCTCAGACATCTTCAGATCGAACTGGGGGAACTGCGTCAATGGACCGGCCTCGAATGCAAAGAGACAGATGATTCCATCTCGCGCTGCGAG ATGTCTAACTCTCACAGAGGTTATCAGTGGGACCGAATAGTCGGCGGCAGAGAAAAAAGGGACGTTGCCAGGTCTGGTAAACGACGACAACGCTGTGCGG CTGGGAGGGTTGCTGTTCTTCATCTTCAACCACTGTCCTTGCACTCATATG ACGAAGATGATTATACACTGATCAAATGGGCTGTTGGGAAAAGTCTGGGGAATGGATTGCAAGTAGGCCTATCTGGAGAAACGGTCACTATAGTAACAGAGGGGACATACTTTATCTACAGTCAG GTGCTGTATAAGGATACCACATGGACCATGGGACATGTGATTAAAAAGCGAATACATGGAACAGTGACCAGCTTGATGAAGTGCATACAAAGCATGCCTAACAACATCACAGTGGCTCAAAACACCTGCTACACTGCTG GTGTCCATTACCTAGAGCCAGGATCAACATTGGAGGTCTCTGTTCCCCGTAAATCTGCTGGTCTAGTACTCAAGGCTCATGCTACCTTTCTCGGCATGTTCAGTATATGA
- the tnfsf13 gene encoding tumor necrosis factor ligand superfamily member 13 isoform X3, with amino-acid sequence MIPSRAARGYQWDRIVGGREKRDVARSGKRRQRCAAGRVAVLHLQPLSLHSYDEDDYTLIKWAVGKSLGNGLQVGLSGETVTIVTEGTYFIYSQVLYKDTTWTMGHVIKKRIHGTVTSLMKCIQSMPNNITVAQNTCYTAGVHYLEPGSTLEVSVPRKSAGLVLKAHATFLGMFSI; translated from the exons ATGATTCCATCTCGCGCTGCGAG AGGTTATCAGTGGGACCGAATAGTCGGCGGCAGAGAAAAAAGGGACGTTGCCAGGTCTGGTAAACGACGACAACGCTGTGCGG CTGGGAGGGTTGCTGTTCTTCATCTTCAACCACTGTCCTTGCACTCATATG ACGAAGATGATTATACACTGATCAAATGGGCTGTTGGGAAAAGTCTGGGGAATGGATTGCAAGTAGGCCTATCTGGAGAAACGGTCACTATAGTAACAGAGGGGACATACTTTATCTACAGTCAG GTGCTGTATAAGGATACCACATGGACCATGGGACATGTGATTAAAAAGCGAATACATGGAACAGTGACCAGCTTGATGAAGTGCATACAAAGCATGCCTAACAACATCACAGTGGCTCAAAACACCTGCTACACTGCTG GTGTCCATTACCTAGAGCCAGGATCAACATTGGAGGTCTCTGTTCCCCGTAAATCTGCTGGTCTAGTACTCAAGGCTCATGCTACCTTTCTCGGCATGTTCAGTATATGA